One genomic window of Paeniglutamicibacter sp. Y32M11 includes the following:
- a CDS encoding aminopeptidase P family protein, producing MTIASATATNVSELERLKTLHNGTKQQLTFSDTEFERRLSGLRKIMAANDLDAVILTSYHGIKYYSDFLYTTFGRNYALVVTADSSTTITANIDAGMPWRTSYGDNIVYTDWKRDNFYFGLQEALKRNGVKAARLGVEDDALPTLTRQTIADTFPGAALVDVSQAAMRQRMIKSAEEIEVIKHGARIGDIGGEAIKAAIREGITEYEVALIGTEAMVHEIAKTFPHREVRDTWVWFQSGINTDGAHNWATTRKLERGDILSLNCFPMTSGYYTALERTLFLGEPDERSLQVWNANVEVHKRGLELIKPGAVCKDIAAELNEIFIGHGLLPNRTFGYGHSFGVLSHYYGREAGLELREDIDTVLEPGMVVSMEPMVTIADGEPGAGGYREHDILVIGEDGGVENITKFGFGPENNIINR from the coding sequence ATGACCATTGCATCGGCCACCGCCACGAATGTTTCCGAACTCGAGCGACTCAAGACCCTGCACAACGGTACGAAGCAGCAGCTGACCTTCTCGGACACCGAATTCGAACGCCGCCTCTCTGGCCTGCGAAAGATCATGGCCGCCAACGACCTGGACGCGGTCATTCTGACCAGCTACCACGGCATCAAGTACTACTCCGATTTCTTGTACACCACCTTCGGTCGTAACTACGCGTTGGTGGTTACCGCTGACAGCTCAACAACCATTACCGCCAATATCGACGCCGGCATGCCGTGGCGCACCAGCTACGGCGACAACATTGTCTACACCGACTGGAAGCGCGACAACTTCTACTTCGGATTGCAGGAGGCGCTGAAGCGCAACGGCGTGAAGGCTGCGCGCCTCGGGGTCGAAGATGACGCCCTGCCGACGCTGACCCGTCAGACCATCGCCGATACGTTCCCCGGTGCGGCCCTGGTGGATGTCTCACAGGCCGCCATGCGCCAGCGCATGATCAAGTCCGCCGAGGAGATCGAGGTCATCAAGCATGGTGCACGGATCGGCGACATTGGCGGCGAAGCCATCAAGGCCGCCATCCGCGAGGGCATCACCGAGTATGAGGTCGCGCTGATCGGCACCGAGGCCATGGTGCACGAAATCGCCAAGACCTTCCCGCACCGCGAGGTGCGCGACACCTGGGTCTGGTTCCAGTCCGGCATCAATACCGACGGCGCGCACAACTGGGCCACCACCCGGAAGCTTGAGCGTGGGGACATTCTCTCGCTGAACTGCTTCCCCATGACCAGCGGTTACTACACCGCGCTGGAGCGCACCCTGTTCCTCGGTGAGCCGGACGAGCGCTCACTGCAGGTGTGGAACGCCAACGTCGAGGTGCACAAGCGCGGCCTGGAGCTCATCAAGCCCGGCGCCGTCTGCAAGGACATCGCCGCGGAGCTCAATGAGATCTTCATCGGCCACGGGCTGCTACCCAACCGCACCTTCGGTTACGGCCACTCCTTCGGTGTGCTCTCGCACTACTACGGCCGCGAGGCCGGTCTGGAGCTGCGTGAGGACATCGATACGGTGCTGGAGCCGGGCATGGTGGTTTCCATGGAACCGATGGTCACCATTGCGGACGGAGAACCGGGGGCCGGCGGCTACCGCGAGCACGACATCCTGGTCATCGGTGAGGACGGCGGGGTGGAGAACATCACCAAGTTCGGCTTCGGTCCGGAAAACAACATCATCAACCGCTAA
- a CDS encoding IclR family transcriptional regulator, with product MAAPTTTAPVTEPRGASVIVNVIDVLRCFTVENPLLGVTEIAAQVGLHKSSISRILATLEQERIVARDEATRKYALGLGLIAIAGPLLANLDVRRTSFPFLEELAAQTGETAVLTIWDGAESVSVEQIASIHLVKHTSAMGSRYNTALSASVQVFLAHEQPARAEALLETRAVVLPKDTAGARAAYLKRLEMVRRVGYAANHGETSSEEVGVAAPIFDHRGAVVACAMIAAPYYRVSEEHLAELGSACVRTARKISTRLGASAA from the coding sequence ATGGCTGCCCCCACCACAACCGCCCCCGTCACCGAGCCACGTGGTGCCTCGGTGATTGTCAACGTCATTGATGTGTTGCGTTGCTTTACCGTGGAGAACCCGCTGTTGGGCGTCACCGAAATCGCCGCTCAGGTGGGGCTACACAAATCGAGCATTTCGCGTATCTTGGCGACCCTCGAGCAAGAACGCATCGTGGCCCGCGACGAGGCCACTCGGAAGTATGCGTTGGGATTGGGGCTGATCGCGATCGCGGGGCCCCTGCTGGCCAATCTTGATGTGCGTCGCACCTCTTTTCCCTTCCTGGAGGAGCTCGCCGCACAAACCGGTGAAACCGCGGTGTTGACCATCTGGGATGGTGCCGAATCGGTATCGGTAGAGCAGATTGCCAGCATTCATTTGGTGAAACACACCTCAGCCATGGGAAGTCGGTACAACACGGCGCTCAGTGCTTCGGTGCAGGTCTTTTTGGCCCATGAACAGCCCGCACGTGCAGAGGCCTTGCTGGAAACCCGAGCCGTGGTGCTGCCCAAAGATACTGCTGGTGCACGAGCCGCCTACCTGAAGCGACTCGAGATGGTGCGTAGGGTCGGTTACGCGGCCAATCACGGGGAAACCTCCAGTGAGGAAGTCGGGGTGGCAGCTCCGATCTTCGACCATCGCGGAGCCGTAGTTGCCTGTGCGATGATTGCCGCCCCGTATTACCGGGTCTCCGAAGAACACCTTGCCGAACTTGGCTCCGCCTGTGTGAGGACCGCGCGAAAGATCAGCACGCGGTTGGGCGCATCGGCAGCTTAG
- a CDS encoding creatininase: protein MQSVFLEDIDAETYAAYVTQPHATVIIPTGATEQHGPHMPLGVDAMLSRAIAGVVAGKLGALVAPTFSYGYKSQPRSGGGNHRIGTTSLSGSTLIGQVEDVARSFIAQGFTKVVILNGHFENYQFVYEGLEIAVGSARSAGLDARAMLLSYWDFVDEETLEKVFPDGFLGWDIEHGGVLETSLMLLLHPEKVDMSRAVNHPPAQLKSYDVFPEDPARTPASGCLSSPIGASAERGQLLLDAVTNGVAGAIDAEYRLSVESLAAG, encoded by the coding sequence ATGCAGTCGGTCTTTCTGGAAGATATCGATGCGGAAACCTATGCCGCCTACGTAACCCAGCCCCACGCAACGGTCATCATTCCCACCGGCGCCACCGAACAACATGGTCCGCATATGCCGCTCGGTGTCGACGCCATGCTCTCGCGCGCCATTGCCGGGGTCGTGGCCGGGAAGCTCGGTGCCCTAGTTGCGCCGACCTTTTCCTATGGGTACAAGTCGCAGCCGCGCTCCGGCGGAGGCAATCATCGGATCGGCACCACGAGCCTGAGCGGTTCAACGCTCATCGGCCAGGTGGAGGACGTTGCCAGGTCATTCATTGCCCAGGGGTTCACCAAGGTCGTTATCCTCAACGGCCATTTTGAAAACTATCAATTTGTGTACGAGGGACTGGAGATTGCGGTGGGCAGTGCCCGGTCGGCCGGGCTGGATGCGAGGGCCATGTTGCTTTCCTACTGGGACTTCGTGGATGAGGAAACCCTGGAGAAAGTCTTCCCCGACGGATTCCTGGGCTGGGACATTGAGCATGGAGGGGTGCTCGAAACCTCGCTCATGTTGCTGCTGCATCCGGAGAAGGTCGACATGTCCCGTGCCGTCAACCATCCGCCGGCGCAATTGAAGTCCTATGACGTGTTTCCCGAGGACCCTGCACGTACCCCCGCCAGCGGATGCCTCTCTTCGCCGATCGGCGCCAGCGCCGAACGCGGACAGCTGCTCCTGGATGCCGTAACCAACGGGGTGGCTGGGGCCATCGACGCCGAGTACAGGCTGTCGGTGGAATCACTGGCGGCCGGCTGA
- a CDS encoding FAD-binding dehydrogenase: MAKTPHSQLFDVIVVGAGLAGLVAATEATASGARVLLIDQESEANLGGQAHWSFGGIFLVDSPEQRRLGVKDSLELAQQDWENTAGFDRSEDDWARKWARAYVSWAAGEKREWLHQRGVRFFPVVGWAERGGAGAQGPGNSVPRFHITWGTGPGLLEPFIRAAEVAEAKGQLTMLWRHQLDDLVLVDGHVTGVRGTILKDDNAERGKASNRIKVANFEYFAPAVIVATGGIGGNLEKVRAAWPARLGTAPESMVAGVPAHVDGRGLDIAQKVGARLINGDRMWHYTEGIANWDPVWERHGIRILPGPSSLWLDATGKRLPDPLWPGFDTLGTLEHLRGTGHDYSWFILNRRIIGKEFALSGSEQNPDLTGKDIRAVLARARVDVPGPVQAFLDRGEDFIQSDTLDELVTKMNELTGENLLDPAAVASVVAARDAAVENAFGKDGQLAAINLARRYLGDKLVRSVKPHRLLDPKGGGLIAVRLRTLTRKSLGGIQTDLDSRVLDFAGEPIPGLYAAGEAAGFGGGGCHGYRALEGTFLGGCLFSGRAAGRHVGGVVGRS, from the coding sequence ATGGCGAAAACCCCGCACTCGCAGCTCTTCGATGTCATCGTTGTTGGCGCTGGATTGGCTGGCCTCGTGGCGGCCACCGAAGCCACCGCATCGGGGGCCCGAGTGCTCCTGATAGACCAAGAATCCGAGGCCAACCTCGGTGGCCAAGCCCATTGGTCATTTGGCGGGATCTTCCTCGTTGATTCGCCAGAACAACGCCGCTTGGGTGTTAAGGATTCCCTAGAACTTGCTCAACAGGACTGGGAGAACACCGCAGGATTTGATCGAAGCGAAGATGACTGGGCCCGGAAATGGGCGAGGGCGTATGTCAGCTGGGCCGCCGGGGAAAAGCGCGAATGGCTGCATCAACGCGGCGTAAGGTTCTTCCCGGTGGTGGGCTGGGCCGAGCGCGGCGGCGCCGGGGCGCAAGGGCCGGGAAACTCGGTACCGCGATTCCATATCACCTGGGGAACGGGGCCGGGTCTGCTTGAACCCTTTATCCGTGCCGCTGAAGTGGCCGAGGCCAAGGGGCAGCTCACCATGCTTTGGCGCCACCAACTTGATGACCTGGTCCTAGTCGATGGGCACGTCACTGGGGTGCGCGGAACAATACTCAAGGATGACAACGCCGAACGTGGGAAAGCCAGTAACCGGATCAAAGTGGCGAACTTCGAGTACTTTGCCCCGGCTGTCATTGTGGCCACCGGTGGTATCGGCGGAAACCTCGAAAAGGTCCGCGCTGCATGGCCGGCACGACTAGGAACCGCACCCGAATCGATGGTTGCCGGGGTACCCGCCCACGTTGATGGACGAGGCCTGGACATTGCCCAAAAGGTGGGTGCCCGGCTGATTAATGGGGATCGAATGTGGCACTACACCGAAGGGATCGCCAACTGGGATCCGGTGTGGGAACGACACGGCATCAGGATCCTCCCGGGTCCTAGCTCGCTCTGGCTCGATGCCACTGGCAAGCGCCTGCCTGACCCGCTCTGGCCGGGCTTTGATACCTTGGGCACGCTAGAACATCTCCGCGGCACCGGACACGACTACAGCTGGTTCATTCTGAACCGACGCATTATTGGCAAGGAATTTGCGCTCTCCGGTTCCGAGCAGAATCCCGATCTCACCGGGAAGGACATTCGTGCGGTGCTCGCCAGGGCGCGCGTGGATGTACCCGGTCCGGTCCAGGCGTTCCTCGATCGGGGCGAGGACTTCATCCAGAGTGACACGCTGGATGAACTTGTCACCAAGATGAACGAACTCACTGGAGAGAACCTGTTGGATCCGGCGGCCGTAGCCTCCGTTGTCGCGGCCAGAGACGCGGCGGTAGAGAACGCCTTTGGCAAGGACGGTCAGCTCGCGGCGATCAACTTGGCCAGGCGTTACCTCGGAGACAAACTGGTGCGTAGCGTCAAACCGCATCGGCTCCTGGATCCCAAGGGTGGCGGGCTGATTGCCGTTCGACTACGGACCTTGACCCGCAAGTCGCTCGGCGGCATTCAGACCGATCTAGATTCTCGAGTGCTCGATTTCGCGGGTGAACCGATTCCGGGACTGTATGCAGCAGGTGAAGCGGCTGGGTTCGGTGGCGGCGGTTGCCATGGCTACCGTGCCCTCGAAGGCACGTTCCTCGGTGGCTGCCTCTTCAGTGGCAGGGCAGCTGGTAGGCACGTAGGCGGGGTGGTTGGGCGGTCATAG
- a CDS encoding cytosine permease, producing the protein MSRDVASSSESVTHEVEDSLQPIPESARTTKLSGQFWIWAGANVAPINWILGALGIHLGLGLADTLTVLIAGNVIGMLGFGFFVILGQKTGATGMLLARGAFGRRGAYLPAAIQAVIAIGWSAVNTWVILDLIMALFGMIGWVDPTSANLLWKISTAAVIMSIQVAICYRGYKAIARFERITMPPTIIVLIAMSILAWTQLDIDWSYQGPVGEVLTGMPRIAAMSSIMTAIGIGWGIGWFTYAPDYSRFVSKRIKPSKLYVVSVLGQFLPVVWLGILGASLATKNGTADPGQLIVESFGTLSIPVILLVIHGPIATNIINMYTFGVATQALDINISRKKLSLLVGVLAMGAVIAFLFAHDFAEVLHNWIIAIAAWVATWGGIMAVHYFVFERRHKDFSYLFLDPKSTKLKSINPAAFIAFAGGIFMTWMCMYGSIPALQGPIATAVGGIDFSWLAGTATSAGLYYALGLRRFKSRIEEGVPLGLKINCTDAEFIRQHGSAEFLLAEQRIDGVETAVNEASGKNTIGS; encoded by the coding sequence ATGAGTAGAGATGTAGCCAGCTCATCTGAAAGCGTGACCCACGAGGTCGAGGATTCCCTGCAACCAATTCCTGAATCCGCCAGGACTACCAAACTTTCCGGGCAATTCTGGATCTGGGCTGGGGCCAACGTTGCTCCCATCAACTGGATCCTTGGCGCCTTGGGCATCCACCTTGGATTAGGGCTTGCCGATACACTGACAGTTCTGATTGCGGGAAACGTCATCGGCATGCTGGGTTTCGGATTCTTTGTCATCCTGGGCCAGAAGACCGGAGCCACCGGCATGCTGTTGGCGCGCGGTGCCTTTGGTCGTCGCGGTGCTTACCTGCCGGCGGCCATTCAAGCGGTCATTGCCATTGGGTGGTCCGCCGTGAACACCTGGGTAATTTTGGATTTGATCATGGCGCTGTTTGGGATGATCGGCTGGGTTGATCCGACGTCAGCAAACCTGCTGTGGAAGATTTCGACAGCGGCAGTCATCATGTCGATCCAGGTGGCCATCTGCTACCGCGGCTACAAGGCCATTGCCCGCTTCGAACGCATCACCATGCCGCCAACCATCATCGTGCTGATTGCTATGTCGATCCTGGCCTGGACCCAGCTGGACATCGATTGGAGCTATCAGGGTCCGGTCGGCGAAGTGCTCACCGGCATGCCGCGCATCGCCGCAATGTCCTCAATCATGACGGCCATCGGCATTGGCTGGGGGATCGGCTGGTTCACGTATGCCCCGGATTACTCCCGCTTCGTCTCTAAGCGCATTAAGCCGAGCAAGCTGTATGTCGTTAGCGTCCTGGGACAGTTCCTCCCGGTCGTTTGGCTCGGCATTCTTGGTGCCAGCCTTGCTACCAAGAACGGCACCGCGGACCCCGGGCAGCTGATCGTCGAGTCTTTTGGTACCCTCTCGATCCCGGTGATTCTGCTGGTCATCCACGGGCCGATCGCAACCAACATCATCAACATGTACACCTTCGGTGTTGCAACGCAGGCACTGGATATCAACATATCTCGCAAGAAGCTCTCCCTCCTGGTCGGAGTGTTGGCTATGGGTGCAGTCATCGCCTTCCTCTTCGCCCACGATTTCGCCGAGGTCCTGCACAACTGGATCATTGCCATTGCGGCCTGGGTTGCCACCTGGGGCGGCATTATGGCGGTGCACTACTTCGTCTTCGAACGCCGTCATAAGGACTTCTCCTACCTGTTCCTTGATCCGAAGTCGACCAAACTCAAGTCCATCAACCCCGCGGCATTCATTGCCTTCGCCGGCGGCATCTTCATGACCTGGATGTGCATGTACGGTTCGATTCCAGCGCTCCAGGGTCCGATCGCCACCGCTGTGGGTGGCATCGATTTCTCTTGGTTGGCGGGAACCGCCACCAGCGCGGGGCTGTACTACGCACTGGGTCTGCGCCGTTTCAAGTCCCGCATCGAAGAGGGTGTGCCGTTGGGCCTGAAGATCAACTGCACGGACGCGGAATTCATCCGCCAGCACGGCAGTGCCGAGTTCCTGCTCGCCGAGCAGCGGATCGACGGCGTGGAAACGGCCGTCAACGAGGCATCCGGAAAGAACACGATCGGCTCATAG
- a CDS encoding nucleoside deaminase: protein MTVNEQDRAGFAIALEQARLGAGEGGVPIGSSILENGLLVGAGRNRRVQNGDPTAHGEIDALRNAGRRVSYAGTTLYSTLAPCAMCSGSIILFGIQRVVVGEDKNFPGELDLLRSRGVEVVIIDDPRATTLMEGFITQNPGLWNEDIGVEEN from the coding sequence ATGACAGTGAATGAACAAGACCGCGCCGGATTCGCCATCGCTCTTGAACAAGCTCGACTGGGTGCCGGCGAGGGTGGGGTGCCCATTGGCTCGAGCATCTTGGAGAACGGGTTGCTGGTGGGCGCCGGTCGCAATCGCCGCGTGCAAAACGGGGATCCGACGGCGCATGGGGAAATCGACGCGCTACGCAATGCCGGGCGCCGTGTCTCCTACGCCGGAACCACGCTGTATTCCACGCTGGCGCCCTGCGCCATGTGCTCCGGATCGATCATCCTCTTTGGCATCCAACGCGTGGTGGTGGGGGAGGACAAGAACTTCCCCGGGGAACTCGACCTGCTGCGCTCCCGCGGCGTCGAGGTGGTTATCATCGACGATCCCCGGGCCACCACACTGATGGAGGGGTTTATTACCCAGAACCCGGGCCTCTGGAATGAAGACATCGGCGTCGAAGAGAACTAA
- a CDS encoding MFS transporter has translation MNQRNNPAGNNDANTRSAATALTNEPAHDLGPTLSGQTRPDPAGIGKKTRTKVVAASFIGNFVEWFDYAVYGYLAVTITAVFFPESDPQTGLMLTFALFAISFLVRPLGGFVWGHLGDRIGRREALSWSILIMSAATFCIALIPSYATIGVWAPILLLIVRVVQGFSASGEYAGASAFLVEYAPANRRGLYAAVVPASTAAGLLLGSLLAALLTGLLEPEQMQSWGWRLPFLLAAPMGLIGRYIRTKLEDSPVFKELAKEDQAVKAPVSTLFKNHWRQLLQAVGAVLLNAVGFYVILSYMPTYLSQELGLDETASYVATTVALVTYIGFIFVVGMLSDRFGRKKVLMSASILFVVLTVPAFMLLDTGNFVVILLVQILLGGMLSLNDGTLPSYLAEMFPTRVRYSGFAVSFNLSNALFGGTAPFVATLLIATSGSLLAPGWYLMAAAVISLIAVACSVETSKKALA, from the coding sequence ATGAATCAACGCAACAACCCCGCGGGCAATAATGACGCCAACACGCGTTCCGCCGCGACCGCTCTCACCAATGAGCCGGCCCACGATCTGGGACCCACGCTCAGTGGCCAGACACGGCCAGACCCCGCCGGGATCGGCAAGAAGACCCGCACCAAGGTGGTTGCAGCAAGCTTCATTGGCAACTTCGTGGAATGGTTCGACTACGCGGTGTACGGCTACCTCGCCGTCACCATCACGGCGGTCTTCTTCCCGGAGTCCGATCCGCAGACCGGATTGATGCTCACCTTCGCACTCTTTGCGATTTCGTTCCTGGTTCGCCCCTTGGGTGGATTCGTTTGGGGCCATTTGGGCGACAGGATCGGCCGCCGTGAGGCGCTGTCCTGGTCGATCCTGATTATGTCGGCCGCAACGTTCTGTATTGCGCTGATTCCGTCCTACGCGACCATCGGCGTCTGGGCTCCGATCCTGTTGCTCATCGTTCGCGTGGTCCAAGGATTCTCGGCCTCTGGCGAATATGCAGGAGCTTCGGCATTCCTTGTCGAATATGCGCCAGCCAATCGTCGAGGTCTTTACGCCGCGGTTGTCCCTGCCAGTACCGCCGCCGGGCTGTTGCTCGGTTCGCTACTGGCCGCACTGCTGACCGGGTTGCTGGAACCGGAGCAAATGCAGTCATGGGGCTGGCGCCTTCCGTTCCTGTTGGCAGCACCCATGGGCCTGATTGGACGCTACATCCGCACCAAGCTCGAGGACTCTCCGGTCTTCAAGGAATTGGCCAAGGAGGATCAAGCCGTCAAGGCTCCGGTCAGCACGCTGTTCAAGAACCACTGGCGCCAGCTGCTGCAGGCAGTCGGTGCGGTGCTTCTCAACGCCGTGGGCTTCTACGTCATCCTCAGCTACATGCCCACCTATCTTTCCCAAGAACTGGGTTTGGATGAAACTGCATCCTATGTGGCCACCACGGTGGCGCTGGTGACATACATCGGCTTCATCTTCGTGGTGGGAATGCTCTCGGACCGATTCGGGCGTAAGAAGGTTCTGATGAGCGCATCGATCCTCTTCGTGGTGCTCACGGTTCCGGCTTTCATGCTCCTTGATACGGGCAATTTCGTGGTCATCCTGCTCGTGCAGATCCTGCTGGGCGGCATGCTCAGCCTCAACGACGGAACCCTGCCCAGTTACCTGGCGGAGATGTTCCCCACCCGGGTCCGTTACTCCGGATTCGCGGTGTCTTTCAACCTCTCCAACGCACTGTTCGGCGGCACCGCCCCGTTTGTCGCCACACTGCTGATCGCAACCTCGGGCAGCCTGCTGGCGCCGGGGTGGTACCTCATGGCCGCGGCAGTCATCTCGCTGATAGCCGTCGCCTGTTCGGTAGAGACCAGCAAAAAAGCCTTGGCTTAG
- a CDS encoding cupin domain-containing protein produces the protein MFEPRGAYTFGHRLHEGSETKMQFHFVDEMKMPVAIQTWEIEPGGYEGMHAHEPHELALEEFYLVLAGSASMHVGDTLHELSIGDSVLASAGVQHDLRNTGDELLRVLVVWGAGGDKDFSRFGSVGKARAARASSAP, from the coding sequence ATGTTTGAACCACGAGGTGCTTACACCTTTGGGCACCGGCTGCATGAGGGCAGCGAGACGAAGATGCAATTCCATTTTGTTGATGAGATGAAAATGCCCGTCGCGATCCAGACGTGGGAAATTGAACCCGGCGGGTACGAGGGGATGCACGCCCACGAACCTCACGAGTTGGCACTTGAAGAGTTCTACCTCGTCCTAGCCGGAAGCGCGAGCATGCACGTGGGAGACACACTGCACGAGCTGAGCATCGGGGACAGTGTGCTGGCATCGGCCGGGGTCCAACACGATCTGCGCAACACCGGCGATGAACTCTTGCGAGTTCTAGTGGTGTGGGGAGCGGGAGGTGACAAGGACTTTTCCCGGTTCGGGTCCGTCGGCAAGGCGCGAGCAGCACGGGCCTCATCCGCCCCTTGA
- a CDS encoding alpha/beta fold hydrolase, protein MDHRLLLGLDPVFESHGSWRRIYVDLPGMGASVAGAEIRSTDDVAAELVAFVRATFGSQKFAVLGNSFGGMLSRHLVAEFGDQVMGMALLCPVVVADKARRVLPPATVLQQDSALLASLDPDEASAYAELAVLQTQENWARFRDSALPGLRAFDRSVIGRIAGNYSLSCEPEERVSNYTGPTLFITGRQDHVVGFEDQQRLASRYADATVRVLEEAGHNAHLDQPEATGAELGQWLNRIRQAVSDRTPGSISGQ, encoded by the coding sequence GTGGATCATCGGCTGTTGCTGGGACTCGACCCGGTATTTGAATCACATGGGTCATGGCGCCGGATCTACGTCGATCTGCCGGGCATGGGGGCATCGGTGGCTGGAGCCGAAATCCGCAGCACCGACGACGTCGCAGCCGAACTGGTGGCCTTTGTCCGGGCCACGTTCGGAAGCCAAAAATTTGCGGTGCTCGGCAATTCCTTTGGCGGGATGCTCTCCAGACACCTCGTAGCTGAGTTCGGCGATCAAGTCATGGGAATGGCGCTGCTCTGCCCGGTCGTGGTTGCCGATAAGGCTCGCCGAGTCCTGCCACCGGCAACAGTTTTGCAACAGGATTCCGCATTGCTGGCATCTCTGGATCCGGATGAGGCAAGCGCCTACGCGGAGTTAGCTGTTCTGCAGACGCAGGAGAATTGGGCGAGATTCCGTGACAGTGCACTTCCCGGGTTACGTGCCTTTGATCGATCGGTCATCGGCCGGATTGCCGGAAACTATTCGTTGTCATGTGAGCCAGAGGAACGAGTCAGCAATTACACCGGCCCGACGCTCTTCATAACCGGGCGCCAAGATCATGTGGTTGGTTTCGAGGACCAACAGCGGCTGGCTAGTCGTTATGCAGATGCCACCGTGCGAGTGCTCGAGGAAGCGGGCCACAATGCACACCTTGATCAGCCCGAGGCCACCGGTGCGGAGCTAGGACAGTGGTTAAACCGTATTCGGCAAGCAGTTTCAGACCGCACGCCGGGAAGCATCTCGGGCCAATAA